The following proteins are co-located in the Triticum aestivum cultivar Chinese Spring chromosome 1A, IWGSC CS RefSeq v2.1, whole genome shotgun sequence genome:
- the LOC123160779 gene encoding non-specific lipid transfer protein GPI-anchored 2 isoform X1, whose translation MALAATPRQRSAPAVLVAAALLSLSLSLSCAQAQAPHVAVPPSAPPKAAAPGPAAGLSAACLNSLLNMTDCLPYVQAGSKARAPDKPCCPELAGMVGSNPVCLCELLSGAADSLGIAVDYARALALPGVCRVATPPLSTCAGSNKLTRALPLQVAAGFAALRVSIEVDLICVDIILAAMGYNVRLGPSPAPAPGSPSPMSPGDSPQYPAGPSPFASPPASPKPSHAARSIHAAGVLVALAASFAVGIVFF comes from the exons ATGGCGCTCGCAGCGACGCCACGCCAGCGGTCGGCGCCGGCCGTGCTGGTCGCGGCGGCGCTGCTCTCGCTTTCACTCTCACTCTCATGCGCGCAGGCGCAGGCGCCGCACGTGGCGGTGCCACCCTCGGCTCCCCCgaaggcggcggcgccgggcccggccgCGGGGCTGAGCGCGGCGTGCCTCAACTCGCTGCTCAACATGACGGACTGCCTGCCGTACGTGCAGGCCGGGAGCAAGGCGCGGGCGCCGGACAAGCCGTGCTGCCCGGAGCTGGCCGGCATGGTGGGCTCCAACCCCGTCTGCCTCTGCGAGCTCCTCTCCGGGGCCGCCGACTCCCTCGGCATCGCCGTCGACTACGCCCGCGCGCTCGCGCTCCCCGGCGTCTGCCGCGTCGCCACCCCGCCGCTCAGCACCTGCGCAGGTAGTAATAAACTAACTCGAGCCCTTCCGCTGCAGGTTGCCGCTGGATTTGCTGCTCTACGAGTCTCTATTGAGGTGGATTTGATCTGTGTGGATATTATTCTCGCAGCAATGGGATACAATGTTCGTCTGGGCCCATCTCCGGCGCCCGCGCCGGGATCTCCCTCGCCCATGTCGCCCGGCGACAGCCCGCAGTACCCTGCTG GTCCTTCGCCGTTCGCCTCGCCGCCGGCGTCGCCGAAGCCCAGCCACGCCGCGCGCAGCATCCACGCCGCCGGCGTTCTCGTCgccctcgccgcctccttcgccgtcgGGATCGTGTTCTTCTAA
- the LOC123160779 gene encoding non-specific lipid transfer protein GPI-anchored 2 isoform X2, with amino-acid sequence MALAATPRQRSAPAVLVAAALLSLSLSLSCAQAQAPHVAVPPSAPPKAAAPGPAAGLSAACLNSLLNMTDCLPYVQAGSKARAPDKPCCPELAGMVGSNPVCLCELLSGAADSLGIAVDYARALALPGVCRVATPPLSTCAAMGYNVRLGPSPAPAPGSPSPMSPGDSPQYPAGPSPFASPPASPKPSHAARSIHAAGVLVALAASFAVGIVFF; translated from the exons ATGGCGCTCGCAGCGACGCCACGCCAGCGGTCGGCGCCGGCCGTGCTGGTCGCGGCGGCGCTGCTCTCGCTTTCACTCTCACTCTCATGCGCGCAGGCGCAGGCGCCGCACGTGGCGGTGCCACCCTCGGCTCCCCCgaaggcggcggcgccgggcccggccgCGGGGCTGAGCGCGGCGTGCCTCAACTCGCTGCTCAACATGACGGACTGCCTGCCGTACGTGCAGGCCGGGAGCAAGGCGCGGGCGCCGGACAAGCCGTGCTGCCCGGAGCTGGCCGGCATGGTGGGCTCCAACCCCGTCTGCCTCTGCGAGCTCCTCTCCGGGGCCGCCGACTCCCTCGGCATCGCCGTCGACTACGCCCGCGCGCTCGCGCTCCCCGGCGTCTGCCGCGTCGCCACCCCGCCGCTCAGCACCTGCGCAG CAATGGGATACAATGTTCGTCTGGGCCCATCTCCGGCGCCCGCGCCGGGATCTCCCTCGCCCATGTCGCCCGGCGACAGCCCGCAGTACCCTGCTG GTCCTTCGCCGTTCGCCTCGCCGCCGGCGTCGCCGAAGCCCAGCCACGCCGCGCGCAGCATCCACGCCGCCGGCGTTCTCGTCgccctcgccgcctccttcgccgtcgGGATCGTGTTCTTCTAA